One genomic segment of Fervidobacterium pennivorans includes these proteins:
- a CDS encoding glucodextranase DOMON-like domain-containing protein produces MAWVRRLVVFALLIGVLSLAALKVEGNKVIFTFTYPQANTVHLAGTFNNWSTTANPMKKEGDTWITELELKPGTYQYKFVIDGGKVWKEDPDAPGYTDDGFGGKNGVFTLALKDGKLVIVAPAPDIAGKIEINEQREENFSIEDNAYVVIRFYKPDAKYVFIAGSFNNWSSSDTECYSAGDGWWEAVLELTPGVYQYKFVVDGKDWVADPNAPAYVDDGFGGKNGVFEVWKEDGVLKVGAPRVQLKVEEKKVEMPKENIVRSVEYSVDGKLTDTEKSTAHFKGTGIFKGAYVARTSSALYVAVELDKLAKDYLNQNVLVEVYTDSPRMTSSNTKTYNGTELTKKVGFRFSVNMKTYPARKRGSFFAAMGDNTWVLQANPFKTAVDEVVEFEIPYDIIGVKSGEMFNIFVVVSVDGKDQVVPPEGVAIKTPSMISGNVIAKFVDKVGDDYGFGTYTCPKDPAFAPYKGLWDITEVTVLENEDAYVFAIKFAEMTNPWASPKGFSHQLVNIYLDTKDGGRTNTYKEGARVQFKEPWDYFIKIAGWPDYGQVFATADGKEIPDAITYEADPADKVIYIVVFKKYLDVQRGIKAYILSMSQDGFGTDHIRAVTPNASQWTLGGYPSDSKDYAPWVLDIIVPEGYTQEEMLKSYIPGQAYATLIPVVIK; encoded by the coding sequence ATGGCTTGGGTGAGAAGATTGGTAGTTTTTGCGCTCTTGATTGGTGTTCTTTCACTTGCGGCTTTAAAAGTTGAGGGGAACAAGGTTATCTTCACGTTCACCTATCCACAAGCAAATACTGTCCACCTCGCTGGGACATTTAACAACTGGTCTACCACAGCCAACCCGATGAAAAAGGAAGGCGACACGTGGATAACGGAACTCGAGCTAAAACCAGGGACTTATCAGTACAAATTTGTCATCGATGGTGGTAAGGTTTGGAAAGAAGATCCGGATGCTCCAGGTTACACAGATGATGGATTCGGTGGAAAGAATGGTGTCTTTACGCTTGCTCTTAAGGATGGAAAGCTAGTCATAGTTGCACCTGCTCCTGATATCGCCGGAAAAATAGAAATCAACGAACAAAGGGAAGAGAATTTCTCTATTGAGGACAACGCGTATGTTGTCATTCGTTTCTACAAGCCAGATGCAAAATACGTGTTCATCGCAGGTTCATTCAACAACTGGAGTTCATCGGACACGGAGTGCTATAGTGCAGGCGATGGTTGGTGGGAAGCTGTCCTCGAACTAACACCAGGTGTTTATCAATACAAGTTTGTAGTTGATGGAAAAGATTGGGTAGCTGACCCGAATGCACCAGCGTATGTAGATGATGGATTTGGTGGAAAGAACGGAGTATTCGAAGTTTGGAAAGAAGATGGCGTACTGAAAGTAGGGGCACCAAGAGTTCAGTTGAAAGTAGAAGAAAAGAAAGTTGAGATGCCGAAAGAAAACATTGTCAGGTCAGTTGAGTACTCAGTCGATGGTAAATTAACTGATACAGAAAAATCGACAGCTCACTTTAAGGGAACGGGAATTTTCAAAGGAGCTTATGTAGCAAGAACATCATCAGCACTTTATGTTGCCGTAGAACTTGATAAACTGGCAAAAGACTATCTCAACCAGAATGTTCTTGTCGAGGTATATACCGATTCTCCGAGAATGACTTCTTCAAATACAAAGACCTACAACGGAACGGAACTTACCAAAAAGGTTGGCTTCAGATTCTCTGTGAATATGAAAACATACCCAGCAAGAAAACGCGGTTCGTTCTTTGCAGCTATGGGAGACAACACTTGGGTTCTCCAAGCTAATCCATTCAAAACCGCCGTCGATGAAGTTGTGGAATTCGAAATACCATATGACATTATCGGCGTGAAGAGTGGAGAAATGTTCAACATTTTCGTTGTGGTATCGGTTGATGGAAAGGACCAAGTAGTGCCACCAGAAGGAGTTGCTATTAAGACACCAAGTATGATTTCAGGTAATGTTATTGCCAAGTTTGTTGACAAAGTCGGAGATGACTACGGCTTTGGAACATACACATGCCCAAAAGACCCTGCGTTTGCACCATACAAAGGACTTTGGGATATAACAGAGGTTACGGTGCTTGAAAACGAAGATGCATATGTATTTGCAATTAAATTTGCAGAGATGACCAATCCATGGGCTTCACCGAAAGGTTTTTCACACCAGCTTGTGAACATTTACCTTGACACAAAAGATGGTGGAAGGACAAATACATACAAAGAAGGTGCAAGAGTCCAATTCAAAGAGCCTTGGGATTACTTTATAAAGATTGCGGGTTGGCCTGACTATGGTCAAGTTTTTGCAACCGCTGATGGAAAAGAGATACCTGATGCAATAACATACGAAGCTGATCCCGCAGACAAGGTAATATACATTGTTGTATTCAAGAAATACCTTGATGTCCAGAGAGGTATAAAAGCTTACATCCTTTCAATGAGCCAAGATGGTTTTGGAACAGACCACATAAGAGCGGTTACACCGAATGCTTCACAATGGACACTCGGTGGTTACCCATCTGATTCAAAAGACTACGCACCATGGGTCCTTGATATCATAGTCCCAGAAGGATACACCCAAGAAGAGATGCTCAAATCCTACATTCCTGGTCAGGCATATGCAACGCTGATACCTGTAGTTATCAAATAA
- a CDS encoding LacI family DNA-binding transcriptional regulator — protein sequence MVSIDDVAKRAGVSTATVSRVLNGTGYVSEETEIKVLKAVKELGYVPHVSAKTLARKKIFSVAVVISQRIKELIQSDVGIFYKIILDAIENTAGIYKISLDILLLDEVLQGKHHKYDGYILVGSDASEEEIEKISKNGKVVLVDHYIDGLRIDSIVSDGYDGIFYITKKFIGSGFNRIIHIHGPLKYYGFRDRYNGYVTAMTKFGKLPITFEYDDLHEEIDSVLRRALRDGVPEVIICSNDPIAIRVLHKLQDWGYDVPGDVSIVGFDDIPAAEKEGLSTMRVQKVELGINAVKRINEILSKQSIHPYKQCIYTTYVKRNSSVI from the coding sequence ATGGTTTCCATAGATGATGTTGCAAAAAGAGCAGGGGTTTCAACTGCAACAGTTTCTAGAGTTTTAAACGGAACCGGGTATGTTTCCGAAGAAACTGAGATTAAGGTCTTAAAAGCTGTCAAAGAACTCGGATATGTTCCACACGTCTCAGCCAAAACTTTGGCACGTAAAAAGATATTCAGCGTGGCAGTTGTTATAAGTCAAAGGATAAAAGAACTCATCCAAAGTGATGTCGGCATATTCTACAAAATAATCCTTGACGCGATTGAAAACACTGCAGGTATCTACAAAATTTCATTAGACATTCTTCTATTGGATGAGGTTCTTCAAGGCAAACATCACAAATATGACGGATACATACTCGTTGGGAGCGACGCCTCTGAGGAGGAGATAGAGAAAATTTCGAAAAATGGCAAAGTTGTTTTGGTAGATCATTATATTGACGGACTCAGGATTGACAGTATTGTCAGCGATGGTTACGATGGTATATTCTACATAACCAAGAAATTCATTGGTAGTGGTTTTAACAGGATTATTCATATCCATGGACCTTTGAAGTACTATGGTTTCCGCGATAGATACAATGGTTACGTTACCGCTATGACAAAATTCGGTAAGCTTCCAATTACATTTGAGTATGATGATCTACACGAGGAAATTGATTCCGTCTTGAGAAGAGCTCTCCGCGATGGGGTGCCCGAAGTAATAATATGTTCCAATGATCCAATCGCTATTAGAGTACTTCATAAGTTACAGGACTGGGGTTACGATGTTCCAGGCGATGTGAGTATTGTCGGATTTGATGATATACCAGCTGCCGAAAAGGAAGGTTTGTCTACTATGCGCGTTCAGAAGGTTGAACTAGGTATAAATGCCGTAAAAAGGATTAACGAAATTCTTAGTAAGCAATCTATTCATCCATATAAACAGTGTATTTACACAACTTATGTGAAAAGGAATAGTTCCGTTATATAG
- a CDS encoding glycoside hydrolase family protein: MKRVFVAFVTVILSYVCFGGIIFNNTHLERLSQQFTLNGEIVKGYWVYANNKGDYFEVTTAQNEGDFCVDDVARVVLLYTEAYEILKEEKYLSLAIEASKFVLQMQATDGEFYNFAWQDGTINKYGVTSEKSSSWWTLRAFAALSKLSQYYKDTKVVNAVRKAYSAIKKSPPVYGDQLAMYILGLSYYVISTKDENAKKELMKYANELINYQWKEYKYLPGFFSVYQDKFNWNGWGNHYPEALIEAYKILGDNRYLSIARESLDSQVPLLLSTGLIYSIGRYVKLFPELAYALECVAVPSVKLYEMTKDEKYAYYSALLTSWLFGKNRLNIRMLGENGEGYDGLEYMHYNRNAGAESTICALRTLLYATKLPEDFQNLATKPVILGRNGMIVLEVEAFDPGLSSVRFISGDFGGGAVFQIEGKAKLKKEILEIPEGHYFAFLSGDFKNTTVIVSSKSQVKKEISGSGLFEIGEIEVGRTITVSVSNQCLVDQLILIPQNTGITFKINDKVLTLYYDFNSRKNKIIDQALFLGKEASVFNALTPKLRFVDSFTILELRELFNNDGFAIPQKPGNFDNLGGIVGAYLPENEVSEGIIIVNGVPFEVVANGNDNIRCNGQKIVLQQPINCTKIYILAAANHGDYKVDFLINQKAYSVKINDWCNQPNATEFDYRYIQSGERQYIKCGLSLYELDISSLNEALEEIILPREINVHIFGITLR; the protein is encoded by the coding sequence ATGAAGAGGGTGTTTGTTGCTTTTGTTACGGTTATTCTTTCTTACGTTTGCTTTGGAGGTATAATTTTCAACAATACACATCTTGAAAGACTTAGTCAGCAATTCACCTTAAACGGTGAGATTGTAAAAGGATACTGGGTTTATGCCAACAACAAGGGTGATTATTTCGAGGTAACAACAGCCCAAAACGAAGGAGATTTTTGCGTAGATGACGTAGCACGTGTCGTGCTTTTGTATACAGAGGCATATGAAATTCTGAAAGAGGAGAAATACCTTTCCCTTGCAATCGAAGCCTCGAAGTTTGTACTCCAAATGCAAGCAACCGATGGTGAGTTTTACAACTTTGCGTGGCAAGATGGCACAATAAACAAATATGGTGTCACTAGTGAAAAGTCCTCGTCTTGGTGGACTCTTCGTGCTTTTGCTGCACTATCAAAGCTTTCGCAATATTATAAAGATACAAAAGTTGTTAACGCAGTAAGAAAAGCTTACAGTGCAATTAAGAAATCGCCACCTGTATATGGGGACCAACTTGCGATGTATATCCTCGGGCTATCATATTATGTGATTTCAACAAAAGATGAAAATGCGAAAAAGGAACTAATGAAATACGCTAATGAACTTATTAATTATCAGTGGAAAGAATACAAATACTTACCGGGTTTCTTTTCGGTTTACCAAGACAAATTCAACTGGAATGGATGGGGTAATCATTATCCTGAGGCACTTATCGAGGCATACAAAATACTTGGTGATAACCGTTACCTCTCAATTGCCCGTGAATCTTTAGATAGCCAGGTCCCGTTGCTTCTTTCAACAGGCTTGATTTATTCCATCGGAAGATACGTAAAACTATTTCCAGAACTTGCTTATGCGCTTGAATGTGTTGCTGTTCCTTCAGTTAAATTATATGAAATGACGAAAGATGAGAAATACGCTTACTATTCAGCATTGTTAACCTCTTGGTTATTTGGTAAAAATAGGCTAAACATAAGGATGCTAGGTGAGAATGGAGAAGGTTACGATGGCTTAGAATACATGCACTACAACAGGAATGCAGGTGCGGAATCAACCATCTGCGCATTAAGAACATTACTATATGCAACCAAACTTCCTGAAGATTTTCAGAACCTTGCGACTAAGCCTGTTATCTTGGGTAGAAATGGAATGATAGTTTTAGAAGTTGAAGCTTTCGATCCAGGACTTTCCAGTGTCCGTTTTATCTCTGGGGATTTCGGTGGTGGTGCAGTGTTTCAAATCGAAGGCAAAGCAAAATTGAAAAAAGAGATATTGGAGATACCGGAAGGCCATTACTTTGCTTTTTTGTCTGGTGATTTTAAAAACACGACGGTGATTGTTTCTTCAAAATCGCAAGTTAAGAAAGAAATATCGGGAAGTGGTCTCTTTGAAATAGGTGAAATCGAAGTTGGCAGAACTATAACCGTATCGGTTTCTAACCAATGTCTAGTTGATCAGTTGATACTGATTCCTCAAAATACAGGGATAACGTTTAAAATAAACGACAAAGTGTTGACACTTTACTACGATTTCAACAGCAGAAAAAATAAAATAATTGATCAGGCTCTTTTTTTGGGTAAAGAAGCTAGTGTATTTAACGCGTTAACTCCGAAATTAAGGTTTGTAGACAGCTTTACTATCCTTGAGCTTCGAGAACTTTTCAATAATGATGGCTTTGCAATCCCTCAGAAACCTGGGAACTTCGATAATCTTGGAGGTATTGTGGGTGCATACCTTCCTGAAAATGAAGTGTCAGAGGGAATAATAATAGTTAATGGTGTACCTTTTGAAGTTGTAGCGAATGGAAATGATAACATTCGTTGCAATGGCCAGAAGATAGTTTTACAACAACCTATTAATTGCACTAAGATATACATACTAGCGGCCGCAAATCACGGTGATTACAAGGTTGACTTTCTAATAAATCAGAAAGCCTATTCAGTAAAAATTAATGATTGGTGTAATCAACCTAATGCAACAGAGTTTGACTATCGTTACATACAAAGTGGAGAACGGCAATATATAAAATGCGGCCTGAGCCTTTACGAGTTGGATATCTCAAGTTTAAACGAGGCATTGGAGGAAATAATTCTTCCACGTGAAATTAATGTGCATATTTTTGGAATAACGCTTAGATAA
- a CDS encoding extracellular solute-binding protein, whose product MKRIFVLFLIAVLSLVSFAVKLTFWTAPNAFQEEFWKTVVAQWNKMRPDIQIEVQTIPAAGSSEEAILSAIAAGNAPDFSENIFSGFAAQLAEIGAIYPLDNFGTDFQRLVEARKMKNIMETWKIKGKYYVFPIYSNPMIFWWRGDILKSLGYNEPPRTYGEIYELSKKFADGKKKFTMQVISGRNWWDRWFDFITYYYAATGGKPYIDVEKRKVNFGDETGKAVVQFIYTMFQNKWTAVELGTNPFYNGTILAKITGPWEVNWAKETFPKVVPNIWFSAPPVPDNYPKDKPIYTFADTKGLVIYSTCKDKRAAFEFISWVFSNVQNDVLWIEKTQMPPAREDLTTNPAFAKFMNDKFFKAYASFVPYAVPPALTDKTIDIQQSMTTNLIEPLMYLKGKPEDILNKAVKEINKLLF is encoded by the coding sequence ATGAAAAGGATATTTGTGTTGTTTCTGATTGCGGTGCTCTCGTTAGTTAGCTTTGCAGTTAAGTTAACTTTCTGGACAGCCCCAAATGCTTTTCAAGAAGAGTTCTGGAAGACAGTTGTCGCACAGTGGAATAAAATGCGACCCGATATCCAAATCGAAGTTCAAACTATTCCTGCTGCTGGAAGCTCTGAGGAAGCTATTTTGAGCGCAATTGCAGCAGGGAATGCCCCCGATTTTTCAGAAAACATCTTCAGTGGATTTGCCGCGCAACTTGCCGAAATTGGCGCGATTTATCCTCTTGACAACTTCGGAACGGATTTCCAAAGACTCGTTGAGGCCAGGAAGATGAAGAACATTATGGAAACATGGAAAATCAAAGGTAAATATTATGTCTTCCCTATTTACTCCAACCCGATGATTTTTTGGTGGCGTGGTGATATTCTAAAAAGTTTGGGTTACAACGAACCTCCGCGAACATACGGGGAAATTTATGAACTTAGCAAGAAATTCGCTGACGGCAAAAAGAAATTCACAATGCAAGTTATATCTGGTAGGAATTGGTGGGACAGATGGTTTGACTTCATCACCTATTACTACGCCGCTACGGGAGGAAAACCATATATAGATGTGGAGAAACGCAAAGTCAATTTCGGTGATGAGACAGGAAAAGCTGTTGTGCAATTCATCTATACAATGTTCCAGAACAAATGGACTGCGGTTGAATTGGGCACAAACCCGTTCTATAACGGCACGATACTTGCAAAGATAACAGGACCATGGGAAGTTAACTGGGCTAAAGAGACATTCCCAAAAGTGGTTCCGAATATTTGGTTTTCTGCACCTCCAGTTCCAGACAACTATCCGAAAGATAAACCTATCTACACATTTGCAGATACTAAAGGTCTTGTTATCTACTCAACTTGTAAGGACAAGCGAGCAGCTTTTGAATTCATATCCTGGGTCTTCTCTAACGTCCAAAATGATGTGCTATGGATTGAAAAAACACAGATGCCACCTGCCAGAGAAGATTTGACAACTAACCCTGCTTTTGCTAAGTTTATGAACGATAAATTTTTCAAGGCTTACGCATCATTCGTGCCGTACGCTGTCCCACCCGCCCTTACTGACAAAACTATTGACATTCAACAATCGATGACAACTAATCTGATAGAACCTTTGATGTATTTGAAAGGCAAACCAGAAGATATATTGAATAAAGCAGTAAAAGAAATAAATAAACTCCTTTTCTAG